A genome region from Acidimicrobiia bacterium includes the following:
- a CDS encoding sigma-70 family RNA polymerase sigma factor → MRVHSEAVHSTEVRADDFEPHRRALTGYCYRMLGSAFEADDAVQETMVRAWRGIDSFEGRSTVRSWLYRIATNVCLDMLRGRQRRAQPMDLGPASTVDSFRGATLPAHAWVTPILDARLGSDVADPAEVATSREGVRLAFITALQHLPARQRAVLILREVLRWHSVEVAELLDTTVASVNSALQRARATLAALDLDAAPQAPADPDQQALLVRYVDAFERYDIAALVSLLHEDAVMSMPPYDFWLRGAAEMGRWFLGPGSGCQGSRLVATSANGCAAFGSYRSDGHGGHQPFAIQVIEVSGDRIVGHHNFVDPDLFASFGLPARLDP, encoded by the coding sequence TTCGAGCCGCACCGACGAGCGCTGACCGGCTACTGCTACCGGATGCTCGGCTCCGCCTTCGAGGCCGATGACGCCGTGCAGGAGACGATGGTGCGGGCCTGGCGCGGCATCGACAGCTTCGAGGGCCGGTCGACCGTGCGGTCGTGGCTCTACCGGATCGCTACGAACGTGTGCCTCGACATGCTCCGGGGCCGCCAGCGCCGGGCCCAGCCGATGGACCTGGGCCCGGCCTCGACCGTGGACTCGTTCCGCGGCGCGACCCTCCCGGCCCACGCCTGGGTGACGCCGATCCTGGACGCCCGGCTCGGGTCCGACGTCGCCGACCCCGCCGAGGTGGCGACGTCGCGAGAGGGCGTCCGGTTGGCATTCATCACCGCCCTCCAGCACCTCCCGGCCCGGCAACGAGCGGTCCTGATCCTGCGCGAGGTGCTGCGATGGCACTCGGTCGAAGTGGCCGAGCTCCTCGACACCACCGTGGCGTCGGTCAACAGCGCGCTCCAGCGGGCTCGTGCGACCCTGGCCGCGCTCGATCTCGACGCCGCGCCGCAAGCCCCGGCGGACCCCGACCAGCAGGCCCTCCTCGTCCGCTACGTGGACGCCTTCGAGCGCTACGACATCGCCGCGCTGGTGTCGCTCCTCCACGAGGACGCCGTCATGTCGATGCCGCCGTACGACTTCTGGCTGCGCGGCGCGGCCGAGATGGGCCGCTGGTTCCTCGGCCCGGGCAGCGGCTGCCAGGGCTCCCGGCTCGTCGCGACCTCGGCCAACGGCTGCGCCGCCTTCGGCTCCTACCGGTCCGACGGGCACGGTGGCCACCAGCCGTTCGCGATCCAGGTCATCGAGGTCTCAGGCGACCGGATCGTCGGGCATCACAACTTCGTCGACCCGGACCTGTTCGCGTCCTTCGGCCTCCCCGCCCGGCTCGACCCCTAG